From one uncultured Paludibacter sp. genomic stretch:
- a CDS encoding conserved hypothetical protein (Evidence 4 : Unknown function but conserved in other organisms) produces MKFSSFFIKNITATLFVVVLLFGGMSCKKDKPDKINAVKNRAAIPKLHANEVTTVISDSGITRYRIYTKQWDVYDKTAEPYWNFPKGIHFERFDEXLKVDANIHANTAKYFERQKLWELKGKVRAINIQGEMFETEHLFWSEXXQXIXSDTLIKITQKTKILTGXGFESNESMTRYSIQKLQGTLAVEDEE; encoded by the coding sequence ATGAAATTCTCTTCCTTTTTTATAAAAAATATTACTGCCACATTATTTGTGGTAGTTTTGTTATTTGGAGGAATGAGTTGCAAAAAAGATAAACCTGATAAAATTAATGCAGTAAAGAACAGAGCGGCAATTCCTAAATTGCATGCAAATGAAGTTACTACTGTGATTTCAGATTCAGGAATCACCCGTTATCGTATATATACAAAACAATGGGACGTATATGATAAAACAGCTGAACCTTATTGGAATTTCCCTAAAGGTATTCATTTTGAACGTTTTGATGAAAANTTAAAAGTAGACGCCAACATTCATGCTAATACAGCAAAATATTTTGAACGCCAAAAACTTTGGGAACTGAAAGGAAAAGTGCGTGCCATTAATATTCAGGGCGAAATGTTTGAAACGGAACATCTTTTTTGGAGTGAAATNCANCAANNAATATANTCCGATACNCTTATAAAAATTACTCAAAAAACAAAAATCCTTACCGGANTTGGNTTTGAGTCAAATGAATCGATGACAAGATACAGCATTCAGAAACTACAAGGTACGCTTGCTGTAGAAGACGAGGAATAA
- a CDS encoding putative outer membrane protein (Evidence 3 : Putative function from multiple computational evidences), with the protein MYSKKIFIALVLLISIFQLAVSQNNTNSPYTRFGYGDVTESTPAELRGMGGVSITNYSKNTINPVNPASYSSVDSLTFMFDVATGFRYSRFSDKTGASSNTFNGNLEYITLRLPLGKSWGFSAGLLPYSFSGYAFTQSDSLTMLVYPGEAEKKIGYTQSFIGNGGFYQVYSGLSFRAFNHISLGANVYYMFGDINNYRTLVESNSSSSSTVYNNKIHASDFRLRYGLQLFNTFNKRHTVTLGLIYENKTKLNGSFSETLNDSVLGAVGGSELPQLFGAGLSYNLDDKLTIGMDYKMQSWGNSLFFGHKDSLVNSSSFSLGAEYIPNPRGRKMSERIRYRIGLNTSNPYYKVGTQTLPNNFGLSLGIGIPMRDNFTNKISYINAALEYGKIGSNSMLREDYLKLTISASFNELWFFKRKL; encoded by the coding sequence ATGTACAGCAAAAAAATTTTCATTGCCCTTGTTCTTTTAATTTCTATTTTTCAATTAGCTGTTAGTCAGAACAATACAAACTCTCCTTATACCCGTTTCGGTTATGGAGATGTTACCGAAAGTACTCCTGCCGAATTGCGCGGAATGGGTGGAGTCTCCATAACCAATTATTCAAAAAATACGATTAATCCGGTAAATCCTGCATCGTACAGCAGTGTGGATAGTTTGACATTTATGTTTGACGTGGCAACGGGCTTTAGATATTCACGTTTTTCGGATAAAACCGGTGCCTCCAGTAATACATTTAATGGAAATTTGGAATACATTACTCTGCGTTTACCGTTGGGGAAAAGTTGGGGGTTTAGTGCAGGTTTGCTTCCTTATTCTTTTTCGGGATATGCTTTTACTCAATCGGATTCGCTAACAATGCTGGTTTACCCTGGCGAAGCTGAAAAAAAGATAGGTTACACACAATCTTTTATTGGAAACGGAGGTTTTTATCAAGTTTATTCCGGTTTATCTTTTAGAGCATTTAATCATATTTCATTGGGGGCAAATGTGTATTATATGTTTGGTGATATTAATAATTATAGAACACTTGTTGAAAGTAACAGCTCGTCAAGCAGTACAGTTTATAATAATAAAATTCACGCTTCCGACTTTAGATTAAGGTATGGATTACAATTATTTAACACATTTAATAAAAGACATACAGTAACGTTAGGACTTATTTATGAAAATAAAACTAAGCTAAACGGAAGTTTTTCCGAAACATTGAATGATTCCGTATTGGGTGCAGTTGGAGGTTCTGAGTTGCCTCAGTTGTTTGGTGCCGGTTTAAGTTACAATTTAGACGATAAATTGACAATAGGAATGGATTATAAAATGCAATCCTGGGGAAATTCGTTGTTTTTCGGACACAAAGATTCTTTAGTAAATTCTTCTTCTTTTTCACTGGGTGCGGAATATATACCAAATCCGCGTGGACGTAAAATGTCAGAAAGAATACGATACCGTATAGGATTAAATACAAGTAATCCGTATTATAAAGTGGGGACACAAACATTGCCTAATAATTTTGGCTTAAGTTTAGGTATAGGAATTCCAATGCGAGACAACTTTACGAATAAAATAAGTTACATCAATGCAGCATTGGAATATGGAAAAATTGGTTCTAACTCCATGTTGCGTGAAGATTATTTAAAACTCACCATCAGTGCGTCGTTTAATGAATTATGGTTCTTTAAACGTAAACTATAA